CCAGCGCCGGCTCGATCTGGAAGGTGGTGGCACCGGTGACGGTGTCGCCGGCCGCGATGGCCGCCTGAACCGGTGCTGCACCGCGCCAGGCGGGCAGCAGCGAGAAGTGCAGGTTGACCCAACCCCGCGGCGGGACCGCCAGCAGCGGCTCCCGCAGCAACGCGCCGTAGGCCACCACCGGGCAGCACTCGGGGGCGAACTCGCGCAGTTCGGCGACGAACTCCTCGGAGTTGGGCCGGTCCGGTTTCAACACCGGGATCCCGTGGTCGGCGGCCAGCGCGGCGACCGGCGACGGCGCCACCTTGCCGCGCCGGCCCGACGCCGCATCCGGTCGGGTCAGCACCGCGACCACCTCGTGGCGCGGCGAGGCCAGCAGCCGACGCAACGCGGGCAACGCCGGCGTGGGCGTGCCGGCAAACACCAAACGCATCAGGCCAGTCTAGGGCTCGCTGCGGTAGTAATCGCGCTCGGTCACACCGGCCGAGCCCGCGACCAACATCCACGGGATGGTGCCCAGGGTGCGGTTCAGGGTCGCGACCGCGTCGTTGTAGTACTGCCGGGCGAAGGCGAGCTTGTCCTCGGTGTCGGCGAGGGTCCGTTGCAGATGCAGAAAGTTGTTCGAGGAATTCAGTTGCGGGTGGCCGGCTCCGAGTTCGAGCAGCTGCGCGAGCGCGATGTTGAGCTGCTGCTCGGCGGCGCTGCGTTGGACCACCGACGCGCCCGTGGTCGCCGAAGCCAGCGCGGCGCGCGCGGCGGTGACGCGGTCCACGATGGCCTGCTCGTGCTGAGCCACCGCACTGACCGTGCTCACCAGCGCCGGCACCAGCGCGGCGCGGCGGGTCAGTTGCACGTCGATGCCGCCGAGCGCCTCATCGACCCGGATATCGGCCGCGCGCAGCCGGTTGTAGCCGACCACGAAGGCGATCAGTACACCGAGTGCCACGAGCAGGGCCAGCGCCAGGACGAATGTCACCATGAGCCGCCGCCTCCTCCACCTCCGCCGCCCCCGCCGCCGCCGCTGCTGCTGGACGACGACGACTGGGAGGCGGTGTAGGCGCCGATGGACGACGACAACGCCGACTCGAAGCTATCAAAACCGGCGGTGCCGGACCCCGACGAGAACGCCTGACCGGAATCCGTGGAGTGGTACCACGTCGGCTCGGGTGCGGCCGTCCCCGTCGCCG
This DNA window, taken from Mycolicibacterium sp. MU0050, encodes the following:
- a CDS encoding LemA family protein, encoding MVTFVLALALLVALGVLIAFVVGYNRLRAADIRVDEALGGIDVQLTRRAALVPALVSTVSAVAQHEQAIVDRVTAARAALASATTGASVVQRSAAEQQLNIALAQLLELGAGHPQLNSSNNFLHLQRTLADTEDKLAFARQYYNDAVATLNRTLGTIPWMLVAGSAGVTERDYYRSEP